A stretch of the Candidatus Jettenia sp. AMX2 genome encodes the following:
- a CDS encoding SCP2 sterol-binding domain-containing protein, producing MDERPVIPENITHTDYFNRLLKERVNKSSIPKIYDLNAVIQFEISDNGNGKWDVVIENGIVKEVTEELHKKPTCVFTLDSATFLSIIRREITPQQAFFQRKVDIRGDVFLALKMNILVNYL from the coding sequence ATGGATGAAAGACCGGTAATTCCAGAAAATATAACCCATACAGATTATTTTAACCGGCTGTTAAAGGAGAGGGTAAATAAGTCTTCCATTCCTAAAATATATGATCTTAACGCCGTTATTCAGTTTGAGATATCAGATAATGGAAATGGGAAATGGGATGTCGTAATAGAAAACGGTATCGTGAAGGAAGTCACAGAAGAATTGCATAAAAAACCCACCTGTGTCTTTACTTTGGACAGCGCTACTTTTTTATCTATCATCAGACGTGAAATAACACCCCAACAGGCGTTTTTTCAGAGAAAGGTAGATATAAGAGGGGACGTTTTCCTGGCTTTAAAGATGAATATTCTGGTCAATTATCTGTAA
- a CDS encoding SDR family oxidoreductase, giving the protein MKQKTILITGSTGFLGSYLAREFLEMGYYLKLLVRKKAGVRVKERIPEIFPTLPGISCNTFKDRIEVIEGDVCEICLGLDGETYLRLTNTVNEVLHCAAATKFSNTADNTLIDTNVHGTEHIFWFCLSNKPKRLHYISTAYVAGTRRGVVFEYELEKGQSFNNTYEKSKFEAERLLRQFTGKYDIPVTVYRPSIIIGDSRTDFTKSFDNIYVFAKGLYRCKNHEIRMRNRKLLNSVNYRTPLRIPGDKYSTLNLVPVDYAARAIAAVSIQEESINATFHIVNPSPPTLGELAEWMRTATGIHQLKIVSLNEFRTSPYSLYEKLFLKGTESFRPYMFGEPCFDSTETGKLLRGTGIECPLITQDILDNLIAYAVDANWGKRKISHSHHSFFSV; this is encoded by the coding sequence ATGAAGCAAAAAACAATATTAATAACGGGATCAACAGGATTTCTAGGGAGTTATCTTGCAAGGGAATTCCTCGAAATGGGTTATTATCTGAAACTCCTGGTAAGGAAGAAAGCAGGGGTTCGGGTAAAAGAAAGGATCCCTGAAATATTTCCAACGCTGCCCGGGATATCATGTAATACATTCAAAGATCGCATTGAAGTGATCGAGGGGGATGTTTGTGAGATTTGCCTGGGACTTGACGGAGAAACGTATTTAAGGTTAACGAATACCGTTAACGAGGTACTTCACTGCGCTGCTGCAACGAAGTTCAGCAATACTGCGGATAATACATTAATAGATACGAATGTGCATGGTACCGAACATATATTCTGGTTTTGTCTTTCAAATAAACCTAAAAGGCTTCATTACATCAGTACTGCCTATGTGGCAGGAACAAGGCGGGGAGTGGTTTTTGAATATGAGTTGGAAAAGGGACAATCATTCAACAATACCTATGAAAAATCAAAATTTGAAGCGGAAAGATTGTTGCGTCAATTTACCGGAAAATACGATATTCCGGTAACTGTTTACCGTCCCAGTATTATCATTGGAGATTCAAGGACAGACTTTACCAAAAGTTTCGATAACATCTATGTCTTCGCTAAAGGGTTATACCGTTGTAAAAACCATGAGATACGGATGAGAAACAGAAAATTGTTAAACAGTGTCAATTACCGGACACCTTTAAGGATTCCTGGAGATAAATACAGTACTTTAAATCTCGTGCCGGTAGATTATGCTGCACGTGCTATAGCTGCAGTTTCCATTCAGGAAGAAAGTATAAATGCCACATTCCACATAGTAAATCCATCTCCGCCGACACTTGGTGAACTTGCTGAGTGGATGAGAACTGCAACTGGTATCCATCAACTAAAAATAGTGTCTTTGAATGAATTCCGAACATCACCTTATTCCTTGTATGAAAAATTATTCCTAAAAGGGACAGAGTCCTTCCGTCCGTACATGTTTGGAGAACCTTGTTTTGATTCAACGGAAACTGGAAAACTTCTCAGAGGTACAGGGATAGAATGTCCTCTTATAACTCAGGATATCCTGGATAATCTCATTGCGTATGCAGTGGATGCTAACTGGGGTAAGAGAAAAATAAGTCACAGTCATCACTCTTTTTTCTCTGTTTGA
- a CDS encoding sigma-54 dependent transcriptional regulator, producing MNKKSNIIFTDDEDTFRNVMSNELNRMGYRVTCCAGGIETIKNMHERDFDAVILDIRMPDMDGIETLKKIKELEPTTEVIVLTGQGTIENAVLAIRLGAYDYLTKPCRLNKLDMLLQKAIEKRALNKENAHLRKLVREIRSDPFMVGDSMAMTTLYKTINKVAPSDTIVLIQGESGVGKELVAHTIHRRSARADKPFVVVNCATLQETLLESELFGHVKGAFTGATESRTGLFELADGGTLFMDEIGELTVSTQSKLLRVVQSGEIRRVGDNKIIMTDTRIIAATHKNLAMEVKHGKFREDLYFRLNVIPVFVPPLRERKEDIPAMIQYFLQKNSRNKQKKILLPDAMEMMTKYTWPGNVRELENAIERLVILAEGDCISIEDLPENIIGIPLHMNVTDGTEETLSEMEKTHILKILHEKQWNKTYTAKTLGISLKTLYNKLKAYQIDQ from the coding sequence ATGAATAAAAAATCCAACATTATATTTACCGATGATGAAGATACGTTTCGGAATGTTATGTCAAATGAACTCAATCGCATGGGATATCGAGTAACCTGTTGTGCCGGCGGCATAGAGACCATAAAAAATATGCATGAACGGGATTTTGATGCGGTGATCCTGGATATAAGAATGCCTGATATGGATGGAATTGAGACGTTAAAAAAAATAAAGGAGCTGGAACCTACCACGGAAGTTATCGTCCTGACGGGCCAGGGAACCATTGAAAACGCTGTTCTGGCAATAAGGTTAGGTGCTTATGATTATCTTACGAAACCTTGCCGATTAAACAAATTGGATATGTTGCTCCAAAAAGCCATTGAAAAAAGGGCATTGAATAAGGAAAATGCTCATCTCAGGAAATTGGTAAGAGAAATCCGGAGTGATCCATTTATGGTTGGGGATAGTATGGCAATGACTACTTTGTACAAAACGATAAACAAGGTAGCACCTTCTGACACTATTGTACTAATTCAGGGGGAAAGTGGTGTTGGAAAGGAACTCGTGGCTCATACAATTCATAGGCGAAGTGCAAGAGCGGATAAACCATTTGTTGTAGTTAATTGTGCTACCCTTCAGGAGACCTTACTGGAGAGTGAGTTGTTTGGACATGTAAAGGGTGCATTCACCGGTGCTACAGAATCAAGAACCGGTTTGTTTGAATTGGCTGATGGAGGCACGTTGTTCATGGACGAGATTGGTGAATTAACGGTTAGCACACAATCAAAGCTCCTTCGCGTTGTTCAGTCGGGAGAAATCCGGCGCGTGGGTGATAACAAAATAATTATGACAGACACACGTATTATAGCGGCTACCCACAAAAACCTTGCAATGGAAGTAAAGCATGGGAAATTCAGGGAAGATCTCTATTTCCGTTTGAATGTAATCCCGGTGTTTGTTCCACCACTTCGGGAAAGAAAGGAGGATATCCCTGCCATGATCCAGTATTTTCTTCAAAAAAATTCCCGAAATAAGCAAAAAAAAATACTGCTTCCGGATGCAATGGAAATGATGACAAAATACACATGGCCAGGTAACGTGCGCGAACTCGAGAATGCCATAGAAAGACTGGTAATATTAGCGGAAGGTGATTGTATTTCCATAGAAGATTTGCCGGAAAATATCATTGGTATACCATTACATATGAATGTTACAGACGGGACGGAAGAAACCCTTTCGGAGATGGAGAAAACGCATATCCTTAAAATATTACATGAGAAGCAATGGAACAAGACTTATACAGCAAAAACTCTTGGTATATCATTAAAAACCCTATATAACAAGTTGAAAGCCTATCAGATTGATCAGTAA
- a CDS encoding ATP-binding protein, which yields MAMLPKLQKILHPEKFNLILYYTITSFVTIGIISFVVGWICQHKENQELMKQSEEYAHYFITHINHDIYKEFLLPMLRKGKQIDPENNYRQFRRLDRVIRKSLYGLHIKELYLYNMEGHIIYSTVQEHVGLTLNRGVNRKLDSAICGIPASEVRLAGTRDSESAYVEECLLESYYPIYDMQKNEFKKDYQVGVIKIYQEISGFTKQAAKVRKKAIIITGSSMGVLFFILFLIVLKAERIIAVRTKQLVDARNTLELKVDERTHEIRKAYKELQDTQRRLIQSEKLASIGTLAAGLAHEVNNPLASVAGCAEGLIERLKYFMSQREKLDCEKELKIFPEYLKIICDETYRCKSIISNLLNFARHSEPKFERIDIRSLICDALSAVQYQFQSKRQNVQLGLSEEACYVIGDTQQLQQVFHNLIINALHATETGGDIHLSAFRNQTHIQIIIKDSGVGIKPEHLDKIFDPFFTTKSMGKGTGLGLAICYGIINIHNGSIEAFSEGSGKGATFTISLPLAADGITGNSL from the coding sequence TACCAGCTTTGTAACCATTGGTATAATAAGCTTTGTTGTTGGATGGATATGCCAGCATAAGGAAAATCAGGAATTAATGAAACAAAGCGAGGAATACGCACACTATTTTATTACTCACATAAACCATGATATTTATAAAGAATTTCTTCTTCCAATGCTTCGGAAAGGAAAACAAATCGATCCCGAAAATAATTACAGACAATTCAGGAGACTCGATAGAGTTATTCGGAAAAGCCTGTATGGGTTACATATCAAGGAATTATATTTATACAACATGGAAGGCCACATTATTTATAGTACGGTACAGGAGCATGTTGGGCTTACTTTAAACCGTGGTGTAAATAGAAAACTTGATTCTGCCATTTGTGGTATCCCCGCCTCCGAAGTACGTTTGGCCGGTACAAGAGACTCGGAGAGTGCTTATGTAGAAGAGTGTTTGCTCGAAAGCTATTATCCTATTTATGATATGCAAAAAAATGAGTTTAAAAAAGACTATCAGGTCGGAGTTATAAAAATTTACCAGGAAATATCTGGTTTTACGAAACAAGCGGCTAAAGTGAGGAAGAAGGCGATTATCATAACTGGCTCTTCAATGGGGGTCTTGTTTTTTATCCTTTTCCTGATAGTATTAAAAGCGGAAAGAATTATTGCAGTTAGGACAAAGCAACTGGTTGATGCACGTAATACCTTGGAACTTAAGGTTGATGAAAGAACCCATGAAATTCGTAAAGCATATAAGGAATTACAAGATACCCAACGTAGGTTGATACAGTCAGAAAAATTAGCAAGTATCGGAACGCTTGCTGCCGGATTGGCACACGAGGTCAACAATCCTCTGGCTTCTGTAGCCGGTTGTGCCGAGGGTTTAATAGAACGGTTGAAATATTTCATGAGTCAGAGAGAAAAATTAGATTGTGAGAAAGAATTAAAAATTTTCCCGGAATATCTGAAAATTATCTGTGATGAAACCTATCGCTGTAAATCAATAATTTCAAACTTATTAAATTTCGCAAGACATTCCGAACCTAAATTTGAACGAATCGATATTCGTTCTCTAATATGCGATGCCCTTTCTGCAGTTCAGTACCAATTTCAGTCAAAAAGGCAAAATGTTCAACTTGGCCTTTCTGAAGAGGCCTGTTACGTAATAGGGGATACTCAACAATTACAGCAAGTTTTTCATAATCTGATAATCAATGCACTTCATGCAACAGAAACTGGTGGGGATATTCATTTATCAGCATTCAGAAATCAAACACATATTCAAATTATTATTAAGGATTCCGGTGTTGGGATTAAACCTGAACATCTTGACAAAATATTCGACCCATTCTTTACAACAAAATCGATGGGTAAAGGAACGGGACTTGGGCTGGCAATATGCTATGGTATTATTAATATTCATAATGGAAGTATCGAGGCATTCAGCGAAGGCTCCGGCAAGGGTGCCACCTTCACCATATCGTTACCACTAGCAGCAGATGGAATAACAGGTAATTCGTTATGA